Proteins encoded by one window of Rhea pennata isolate bPtePen1 chromosome 11, bPtePen1.pri, whole genome shotgun sequence:
- the POU3F4 gene encoding POU domain, class 3, transcription factor 4 produces MATAASNPYSILASSSLVHADSAGMQQGSPFRNPQKLLQSDYLQGVPSNGHPLGHHWVTSLSDGGAWPSALASAPLEQPDVKPGREDLQLGAIIHHRSPHVSHHSPHANHAGAWGASPAHSASLASAAQPLNVYSQAGFAVGGMLEHGGLTPPPAAAAAAAMHPGLRDGAEHGDLGGHHCQDHSDEETPTSDELEQFAKQFKQRRIKLGFTQADVGLALGTLYGNVFSQTTICRFEALQLSFKNMCKLKPLLNKWLEEADSSTGSPTSIDKIAAQGRKRKKRTSIEVSVKGVLETHFLKCPKPAAQEISSLADSLQLEKEVVRVWFCNRRQKEKRMTPPGEQQPHEVYPHSVKTDTACHDL; encoded by the coding sequence ATGGCCACAGCCGCCTCCAACCCCTACAGCATCCTCGCCTCCAGCTCGCTGGTCCATGCCGACTCGGCGGGCATGCAGCAGGGGAGCCCCTTCCGCAACCCCCAGAAACTCCTCCAAAGTGACTACCTGCAGGGCGTGCCCAGCAATGGGCACCCGCTGGGGCACCACTGGGTGACCAGCCTCAGCGACGGCGGGGCCTGGCCCTCGGCGCTGGCCTCGGCCCCGCTGGAGCAGCCGGACGTCAAGCCGGGCCGCGAGGACCTGCAGCTGGGCGCCATCATCCACCACCGCTCGCCCCACGTCTCGCACCACTCGCCCCACGCCAACCACGCCGGCGCCTGGGGGGCCAGCCCGGCCCACAGCGCCTCGCTGGCCTCGGCCGCCCAGCCCCTCAACGTCTACTCGCAGGCCGGCTTCGCCGTGGGCGGCATGCTGGAGCACGGCGGCCTcacgccgccgcccgccgccgccgccgccgccgccatgcaCCCGGGGCTGCGCGACGGCGCCGAGCACGGCGACCTGGGCGGCCACCACTGCCAGGACCACTCGGACGAGGAGACGCCGACCTCGGACGAGCTGGAGCAGTTCGCCAAGCAGTTCAAGCAGCGGCGCATCAAGCTGGGCTTCACCCAGGCCGACGTGGGCTTGGCCCTGGGCACGCTCTACGGCAACGTCTTCTCGCAGACCACTATCTGCCGCTTCGAGGCCCTGCAGCTCAGCTTCAAGAACATGTGCAAGCTGAAGCCGCTGCTGAACAAGTGGCTGGAGGAGGCCGACTCCTCCACGGGCAGCCCCACCAGCATCGACAAGATCGCCGCCCagggcaggaagaggaagaagaggaccTCCATCGAGGTGAGCGTCAAAGGCGTGCTGGAAACTCACTTTCTCAAATGCCCCAAGCCCGCCGCCCAGGAGATCTCCTCGCTGGCAGACAGCCTACAGCTGGAGAAAGAAGTGGTGCGGGTCTGGTTTTGcaacagaaggcaaaaagagaaaagaatgactCCGCCAGGGGAGCAGCAGCCGCACGAGGTGTACCCGCACAGCGTGAAAACGGACACAGCCTGCCACGACCTCTGA